From the genome of Lacibacter sp. H407, one region includes:
- a CDS encoding phage tail protein: MKKYSLLSSILLLSFGCFAQSAAINTDGSNADASAMLDVKSTNKGMLVPRMTTAQRTAITSPAKGLLVFDNDTGGFWFYNGTAWTSLTSGDPVNVWSRNGNNINNNNSGNVGIGVTNPSTKLEVAGVVKANTIEVVQGNQFDIINKGAGTSITYHKGNKGVGINYVIAIKGQFPSQGSGNPAYSNIILGEIRLFSGNFPPVGFAFCNGQILPISGNEALFSLLGSNYGGNGNTNFALPDLRGAVPVGNGTPVSGASWALGEKN; encoded by the coding sequence ATGAAAAAATATTCTCTTCTCTCCTCAATTCTGTTACTGAGTTTTGGATGCTTTGCACAAAGTGCAGCCATCAACACCGATGGCAGCAATGCCGATGCAAGTGCCATGCTTGATGTAAAAAGTACCAACAAAGGAATGCTGGTGCCACGTATGACCACTGCACAACGCACTGCTATTACATCTCCTGCAAAAGGCTTATTGGTGTTTGATAATGATACCGGTGGTTTTTGGTTTTATAATGGCACAGCGTGGACATCATTAACAAGCGGAGATCCCGTTAATGTGTGGTCGAGAAATGGAAATAATATCAATAATAACAACAGTGGTAATGTAGGTATTGGAGTAACGAATCCATCTACAAAATTAGAAGTGGCGGGAGTAGTTAAAGCAAATACAATTGAAGTGGTTCAGGGCAATCAGTTTGACATCATCAATAAAGGAGCCGGTACAAGCATTACGTATCATAAAGGCAATAAAGGAGTAGGGATAAACTATGTTATCGCAATAAAAGGACAGTTTCCATCACAGGGTTCAGGAAACCCGGCATACAGTAATATTATTCTTGGTGAAATAAGATTGTTCAGCGGCAATTTTCCACCTGTTGGTTTTGCTTTTTGTAATGGACAGATATTGCCCATAAGCGGTAATGAAGCATTGTTTTCATTACTGGGCTCTAACTATGGTGGTAATGGCAACACCAATTTCGCTTTGCCTGATTTACGAGGAGCGGTGCCTGTTGGAAATGGTACGCCTGTAAGTGGCGCATCGTGGGCATTGGGCGAAAAAAATTAA